A window of the Vicugna pacos chromosome 32, VicPac4, whole genome shotgun sequence genome harbors these coding sequences:
- the MYL2 gene encoding myosin regulatory light chain 2, ventricular/cardiac muscle isoform isoform X1 → MDQNRDGFIDKNDLRDTFAALGRVNVKNEEIDEMLKEAPGPINFTVFLQMFGEKLKGADPEETILNAFKVFDPEGKGVLRADYVKEMLTTQAERFSKEEIEQMFAAFPPDVTGNLDYKNLVHIITHGEEKD, encoded by the exons ATGGACCAGAACAGGGATGGCTTCATAGACAAGAACGATCTGAGGGACACCTTTGCTGCTCTCG GGCGTGTGAACgtgaaaaatgaggaaattgatgAAATGCTCAAGGAGGCTCCAGGTCCAATTAACTTTACTGTGTTCCTACAGATGTTCGGGGAGAAACTTAAGG GGGCAGACCCAGAGGAGACCATTCTCAACGCGTTCAAAGTGTTTGACCCTGAAGGCAAAGGGGTGCTCAGGGCCGATTA CGTCAAGGAGATGCTGACCACACAGGCCGAGAGGTTTTCCAAGGAGGAG ATTGAACAGATGTTCGCCGCCTTCCCCCCTGATGTAACTGGCAACCTGGACTACAAGAACCTCGTGCATATCATCACCCACGGAGAAGAGAAGGACTAA
- the MYL2 gene encoding myosin regulatory light chain 2, ventricular/cardiac muscle isoform isoform X2, translating to MFEQTQIQEFKEAFTIMDQNRDGFIDKNDLRDTFAALGRVNVKNEEIDEMLKEAPGPINFTVFLQMFGEKLKGADPEETILNAFKVFDPEGKGVLRADYVKEMLTTQAERFSKEEIEQMFAAFPPDVTGNLDYKNLVHIITHGEEKD from the exons ATGTTTGAACAGACCCAGATCCAGGAATTTAAGGAG GCCTTCACCATCATGGACCAGAACAGGGATGGCTTCATAGACAAGAACGATCTGAGGGACACCTTTGCTGCTCTCG GGCGTGTGAACgtgaaaaatgaggaaattgatgAAATGCTCAAGGAGGCTCCAGGTCCAATTAACTTTACTGTGTTCCTACAGATGTTCGGGGAGAAACTTAAGG GGGCAGACCCAGAGGAGACCATTCTCAACGCGTTCAAAGTGTTTGACCCTGAAGGCAAAGGGGTGCTCAGGGCCGATTA CGTCAAGGAGATGCTGACCACACAGGCCGAGAGGTTTTCCAAGGAGGAG ATTGAACAGATGTTCGCCGCCTTCCCCCCTGATGTAACTGGCAACCTGGACTACAAGAACCTCGTGCATATCATCACCCACGGAGAAGAGAAGGACTAA